AAGCACACCATCAAGAATAAAACGCCCTTCCAAGAAAGAACTCTGCTCTGAACCAATAAGAGAAGGAATGACTTTACGAATTCGGTTAGCAAGGATTTTAGACACGATTTTATAATATGAGCCAAGAAGACTAATGGGTCTGAAGTCATTCAACGTGATCACATTCGGTTTTTTAGGAATGAGTGTAATAAAAGATGCTTTGCAGCCTCGAGAAATCTCGCCGTATGTCCAGAACCGATCCAAAGTAGTTCTAAGATCTATTTTGATAGTCTCCCAGAATCTTTTGAAGAATTTAAAATTAAACTCATCCGGGCCCAGAGCTTTAGATCCACCGCACCTTTTGATCGCAGCCCATATTTCAACTTCCTCGAAAGGCTTTTCCAGTTCAGTTGCATCGAGGTCTGTTAACTTTTTAAAAGGTAAGTCATCCTCCAGGTATGGGACTCGAGTTGAATTCTCATATGGATCTTTGAACAGGCATTCTAAATAGCGCGAGGCTTCTTTTTTTAATTCACCAGGATCTTTAACCCGTGCCCCATTAATATTCCAACCTCTGATGTTATTTATGTTTTATCTTCTTCGTATGAAGGAGTGAAAATATCTTGAATTCTCGTCGCCCTCCAGAATCCATCGCGTTTTTGCTTTCTGCCTTAACATACTAGTTTTTTGATTTTCTTTCTCGATCCAATCTTTCCTAGCACTCATCCATTGTGCACGTTCTTGCTCGTTGATTTGCCCTTTTTCAGTTTTTAGTTCGAATTCTTTCACTGATTTCTTAAGTAGGTGAATCTCGCCATCGATATTACCTGCACATTATTTGAAACGACTGTTTAATTCGAATTTAATTGCTTTTAACTTGTTCGTGAACCCACAGTCAGGCCTGGATCCCAATGGTTTACTATTCCATATTTGTGAGACTGTCTGAACAGCTTCGTTCGACTCCCACCATACATCAAAAACCCTGATCGGCTTAGGCCCGAAATCAATCACTTTGTCACGTATAACCAATGGTGTATGATCTGAGGTATATCTCTCTAACTAAAAGCTCACTCCAACAATCTCGGAAATCTTTGAATACTAGAAATCGATCAAGTTTACTGAACTTTTTACGATCATCGCTAACTCTAGTGAACAATTTACCCTCTAACGGAATATCAATGAGCTGAGTTCTATCAATGAAATAGTTAAACATCTTAGCACGACCTGCATAAAACACACAATTTAACCTTTCATCCCTATTCCTAACTTCATTAAAATCACCACTAAGAAGCCACGCTACCCCATTGAACTGCATCAATTCCTCGAGCTTATCCCAGAATCTCCTCTTTCTATCATCATCATGGGGTCCGTAAAACGTTAACAATAGCAATTTCCTTATCTATTCCTGTCCAAAAACCCTTGATTGCTACATAAAAATCATTCTCTATGGCCTGATTAACGTTGAAAATTTCATCATCCCACAATATTAATTGGCCCCCTACATTTCCTATGGCGGATTTTTGTACAAAATCCAACATTCATCGAACCCCAAATTGAGTGCACCCATCTATCTTCCACCTCCTTTAACTTAGTTTCTTGAAGCAGTAAGATATTAGGTTTTCCATTATAGCAAATTTTTTGAACCCAATCAAACTTGGCATCACAATTAAAACCACGAACATTTAAAGAGATAATCTCCATTAGTAAAAAAATTAATCGACACGAATACCTCGGCTTTAAGCTCTATCCTTCCATCGGACCCCCAATTTATCACTGAAGGCTTCGAATTCTTTCATAGATTCTGGATTTTTTTAAGATGCATCACCCATATCCTCCAAACTCTTGGATAAGGCTATGATAGAATTAGCCGACTTTGAGGTTTTGCTTCTTTTTTTGCTGATTCTTCTCGCCATTTTTTTGCATTGAGAATTTTGGAAAAAGCTTTCTAGCTGCAAACCTATTTCCACATTCTTTGTCGATCCCGCACCGAACGATGAGATCCTTTCGAATCATAGCCCCTGCTTTTTGATTTGGTAGAAGGAATTGTGGTCTTTGGTTTTTTCGTCGATGTACCGATTGCTTTATTGTTGTCTGTTAGCTGAACATCAGAGTTGATGTAAGATAGGAAGCCCTATAAGTTACCGATTCCATCTTGGGTTGTGTTAGGCCCAATATGTGATGCATCGTGTTCTATTTCCCCTCTTGACTTAAAGTTATCGATTCTAACAGGAATAAACTGGCCATCCTCTTGACTTAAATGTTGGGCTCCCAACTCCTCTGGCCCAATATTTATTCCAGATTGGACTTTGCACTGGTCCTCGATATTTCTATCAACTTTTTCTTGAACATTTTCCCTATCACTTTCCGCGTCACCATCTGCATCTGTTCCATCATTAACATATTTTTGGAACCCCAAACACGCCGACTTTTTCCCCGGAATTACTTGTGTCATGAATATTTGAAAAGGTGTCATAAGTCTGGAGGTCGCTAGTCCTTTCAACTTCTTTCTTCTTCGCCTGAAAAGTTCCATCCCCACTATGATAGGAACCTTCATCTTCCTTGTTTTTAGCCGGATGATTTCACTGTTTTCCGGTTGCAACCGTCATTTCTAGTCGAAAGATTATCATGGATTTCCAATTAGTCGTCACATTCCTTACTTTCAGACCCCCAAATACTATCACCCGACTCTTCCAAATCTAGCTCAATAATGTCGTTTGTGTCTTCCATAACTCTCACATAGCATATGGACTTCCTTTTCCTCAGTTGAATCGTCTCATGAATGAATTCACCCCAAACTGTTAGCATAACTTTGTCACACACAAGCCTTTGATTTCCCTCTAGCGAGAAATTCCTAAATTCTAATGGATTTCCCCACCATTAAGCAATGGTGTTGAAAGTTTTCTTCGACCACTAAGAGAAAGGAACACCATAAATGCTAAGCCATATTAGTCGACCCGAGGATGTTAGAGTGCCATCCCACCTTCTGATGTTGTTCAACCATTGTCGAAGGCAATGGTTTTTGTCATTGACAATTTTCTGTGATGCATCCTCCGAATTTAAGATAACCATCATATCGAGTCCCCAAATATATTTGATGCTAATACTATTCCTAACCCTGACTGTGATGTCAGAGTCGGATTGTGCATTTTTTGATAAAAAAGCGGGGTTTTGACTGTGACTGTATTTGACCCCCGTTAACCCAAAATGTcaagtttttgtgtcaaatatttggagggtgatgtggtaaaatctgattgaaaattgGGTGGggaaaaactaaattaattatataaatatatggtTTTAAATTTTGATTGGCTGGACACATATCTCACGCTCCGTTTAATTTCGTTGAAAAAGTAACTGACGCGATTTACCGTCAAAATGTGACGCTGCATTATTGCCGTTACATGTCGTCAGATGGGGCCACCTCAGCTTGACGGATTGCACCTCACGCTGCGATAAAAAATGCCTAACATCATACAATCCTTCTGCCTATATGTTGGGAAATTGCTCAATGTATTCTTTCTTCTTCACCTCCCCTCGAACGGCTTTTGAAAAGaacttatcattatcataatcatcatctagaGTGACCAGGCGGCCTTTGGATTTGTACTTGGCAACCGAATTCTCCTGAAGATTTTCTTTTTGATTGAGATTGGACACTTGGGTATTATGTCTGATTATTGATGCTCCCAACACCTCATTGAATTTTTCTGTCATCTCGGAATGTCGGGTTGAAAGTTCTCCTATTGTTATTGTTACTCGATGGTGGTAAGTTGCTCTTTCTCACCTGCTCCTGTTGCAAACCATGAGGTTCATTATCTCTGTTAACCTTTCTTCTTTCGTTCGCCCTAAAGACTTTCAGCTTGATTCCTTGCATTTGGATGTTGTTGAGTTTAGGTAGAAAGGAATCGATATCTTCGATCTCAGCAAATCTCACGAAACCAATTTTTTTCCCATTGGCGAGTAGTTTTCTTGCTAGATATAAATCTCGAACATCTCTGTATCTTTTGAACTTCCACCATCGATCCGTCCCGTTCCAACTTTCTGGATAGTTGTAGAAGAAAAACAAAGTCACTCGCCCGTCGTTAACCCTGGAAGCATGTTCTCTGTAGCTCGTCCCATTGTATTGAACTCCTCTTCCGGAAGCTGGCCCCGATATGTTGAAGTTTTTCCGGCGTTGGACCTTGATCCACTCGTAGCCTCTTTCTCTCTCAACATTCTCTctcctatttattattattaataattataattataattactattattaattattaatactatattaTTTTTTGGCAGCACTCGCTAAATTATACGGAATATCACATTGTCTCACTATTTTAATGAGCTCTATTCGAGACATAAAAATGAACTCTTATAAacattaaatttaaatataaaaaaatatatagtacTAGAAGTTTATCAATAGAATAAATATTGATTTGTGATTAAATTTTTTGATACACGAGTTTTCATgatttaaataattaaaaaaataaaaatgaacgTATTAATATATATGCTTTTTAAAATTTTGGGCTCCTTTAAGATTAGGGGTCTTGTTCGGTTGCACATTTTGCACATGTAGTCGTGAGTAATCTGCGGAGTATTATGCTATTTCAGTTTTCCATCAGCTTTACTTATTGGAGAATTATGTTTAGATTAGATTCAAGAGATGTATTATTTAGTaattatatttagttatatatatatatatatatatatatatatatatatatatatatatatatatatatatatatatatatatatatatatatatatatatatatattaatttaatttttttgcCGAAAAAACGAAAACTATACAAAACAAGGAAAACATTCAGTAAAGGGCATGAAATAACCTAAACAGAAGAAACAATAAAACTTGACAAGCTTCGCAACTAGAAAGTAACATTGAATAATGAATATTAATTCTAGCAATTGTTCTATAGTACAAGTAAAAACTAAGACATTGTTGGTTTGCACACACTGTCAAATATTCTTAGACTGTTAATCGCATATATAAGAAATATAGaccatataaagaaaaaaaaatcttttatTTTTTGAAAAAAGGTCTTTGCAAGTATAATTTTAGAGTTCACAATAGGGGTGTGCATGGTATGGGAAAAAAACGAAAAAACCGAGGACCGAACCGAACCGGACCGAAGAGTTTCGGTATGGTCTATGGtctttaaatttcatatttttcgGTCCTCGGTACGGGACGGATCGAATCCGAAAATACGGGAAATGGACCGTACCGAAATATTTACATTTTACCTATCTGTGATTTAACAAATAGTCTCTAGTATTATTgtcttaatatatttttttatgttatgTTTGCTTAACCATCAAATAAAAAGAGTAACACTTTATGATGATGTTTTCATTCGTCTTTTATATCTTTATTTTGAGATCATTGCATATAATTCTTCATTTATTCATGTAGTTGTGTTTCATCGTGTACTCtgttaaaatattattaataacaatgttttttttatataaaaaaaaacacttGTAGTATATTATATATTTTGCAGGTGCGGTTATTTTAGGGCAAATTGATAATATCAAATCGAATACTTACAAATTAGCTGCACGccagttacaatatatatatatatatatatatatatatatatatatatatatatatatatatatatatatatatatatatatataatacaaaagaAGATAAAAGTAGATTATCAATCAATTTTCTTTAAAAATGTATCAAGCTTATGATGATGATATTATCATGGTTCCAAGTTGCATCAGATGAGCATGAACATATATATGTACTAATTAGTGTATTGACCTTTACTTTATGTGTAAAAAAATTACCAATCTTTGCAAAGAGTAAAGGGTTGGAACCTTTGAGTTAGTTAAAAATATATTCACCTTAATAGGTTGATATGTATAACAAATATCACGTTAATAGGTTGATATATTCACGTTGATATATATAACAAATATCAAATATCTCTTATAGTCTTATATAACCAAGTATGTCTTGTGAGAAAGTTGAAGATCAAAATAGAAATAGACATTTTTGCTACCTATTATGAGAAGTAGACCGACTGTAATTGCAATTCCAGCAGTCAATGTTAAGTGTACTCAAGTGAGACGGTTCTTTCCAGGGAACCGAACCGAAAATCATGGAACCGAACCGAAATTATTTGGTACGATCCGCGGTACGACTTTATTCACTAATTTGGAACTCGAGACGGAACCGAACCGAATTAGTTTGGGACGGAACCGTACCATGCACATGCCTATTTCACGAGTTCAAGAAAGGAAGAGAGGCACATACATTCTTTATGCAGAGTTCTATTACTACAAATGAGTGCATCGTGATTTTTTATGAGCACGAGCATCTCAGGATTCGCTATGTACTGAACGTGTACTTGCATGATCAATCGATGGACGAGGGAATATATTTTTCTCTAAGAATTGCAAGTTTTTGACTTTGGACACTTTGATTTCGTCTAAGTTCTTTACTAACTTCAAACTCTTGCAACTTATTTCTAAGATTTGATCATATCAGTTTTGTGAAATGATCTTACTCGAAGCTTAAAAACTTAACTTTTGTGAACAAGGTTAGTATTACTAACTAGGGCGAATTTGCTTGATCAGAGATCAATATGATCGATCAATGCTATCTAATAGCAGCGATCAGTTGGGATCACTACACAAAGATAACGATTAACAAACCACTTAGGGTTGTTTTTTGTTATATATACATAAAGCTTGATTATTAAGTACTTAGTGACCCAATACATACATACGTACGTAcgtacatacatgcatacatacgtacgtacgtacgtacatacatgcatacatgaaTGTATTATATATCTAGGATTTAGCCTCGTTTGTATATTTTCTTTTGAATTTTATAATATGTCTATATGGATATTGTTGTATGTTTTTAAGAGGCCGTACATTAATAATAATGCTTGTTTTATgtaataatactcatattaaccCTAGATTATTTTGgcagttataaaaaaaataaaaaaaaaatatgatctaATATGAAAATTCACATTCTTTCAAGATAAACTTTCACTGATAAGTTCTATAGTTTGTATCGGATTGCAGAAATGACCATGTAAGGTCGGGGCCAACTTAAAGCAGTTGGGGTTAGATGCCCCTAATGACCTAATCTTTATGTAAAAGATATGAATTTCATTTAGGTTATTTCGGTTACCTTAGGACTTGATTATTGAGTAATCAGTGACCAAACATCCCtatgtaatataatttgtattCAAGTTGTACATGttcttaatatatttagtttaaaaTCCTTATTTATAATAGAAATAACTTACTTAACCTTTTATACTATATTACTGTATATCTTAACCCTTAAGTCTACCAATTTTACCAAACAATTAAAAGAAACACATAAATTATAAGCTATACAACTTACATGTTAACATGCTAGTTTCAATACATGTTATTTATTGATTTATACATATAGACGATTGACAATTTTAATAATCTTTTGATATTGTTTTATACTCCTTTTGTCTCAAACTAAATATCTTGATTTCTTTTTTACATTTGAGCGAATGTTTCAATTTCACTTAATCAAAACTAGTTAAAATAAGTAAAattaaaatttgacaaactaagAAGCGAATCTTTATACTTTTATTAAATAGTAAGTTATTTTTTAGCGAACATTTAATTTGAGACAGTGAGTATTTATTTTGTAAATCAACCTATTTTAGAGATTTTTATTTTCGTCCATTAAATAGAATTTCTGGATCTGCACTTGGGTACATGTGCAATTTTTTTGTCTAGAATGGTCCTTATGGTTAGCACTTGTTTCATTGGTGGTCCTTGTCCCTAACGCTAGTtaaaaaaattttatattttttggCATGTGCTTTGCACATCAAGGTATTTATATTATAGAAAATGATAACCATAACTATAAGGACCATGATTAGACATTAATCGAAAAATTAATATTTGTTATATAAAACTACATATTTTCATGAATAAATTGACTTCGTAACTTTAAGTATGAAAAATAGGTTATAATATGGAGAATTAACATTTCGCAATAAACACTTAAACGTAGCAAGAGTCATTCTCCTTATATTATTTAACCTATCTTCTTCATTATGTTTTAATCTAAAAAAGCTGCAACTTCACCTTCAATCAACATCCAAATCATCTCATCTGTTTCAGATCAAAATACTTTATCTTCCACTATTAGATCCAAAAACACTAAATCTCTTTTCTTAATctttacatacaaatatatatctaTGTGTATGTATCGTAAGAAAGGA
The window above is part of the Rutidosis leptorrhynchoides isolate AG116_Rl617_1_P2 chromosome 1, CSIRO_AGI_Rlap_v1, whole genome shotgun sequence genome. Proteins encoded here:
- the LOC139890102 gene encoding uncharacterized protein codes for the protein MKVPIIVGMELFRRRRKKLKGLATSRLMTPFQIFMTQVIPGKKSACLGFQKYVNDGTDADGDAESDRENVQEKVDRNIEDQCKVQSGINIGPEELGAQHLSQEDGQFIPVRIDNFKSRGEIEHDASHIGPNTTQDGIGRAKMFNYFIDRTQLIDIPLEGKLFTRVSDDRKKFMIDFGPKPIRVFDVWWESNEAVQTVSQIWNSNIDGEIHLLKKSVKEFELKTEKGQINEQERAQWMSARKDWIEKENQKTSWNINGARVKDPGELKKEASRYLECLFKDPYENSTRVPYLEDDLPFKKLTDLDATELEKPFEEVEIWAAIKRCGGSKALGPDEFNFKFFKRFWETIKIDLRTTLDRFWTYGEISRGCKASFITLIPKKPNVITLNDFRPISLLGSYYKIVSKILANRIRKVIPSLIGSEQSSFLEGRFILDGVLIANKAIFDLNKNKKKSFLFKFDFEKPFDSIRWDFLFDILKRMGFKDKW